In one window of Cololabis saira isolate AMF1-May2022 chromosome 23, fColSai1.1, whole genome shotgun sequence DNA:
- the LOC133424324 gene encoding zinc finger protein 771-like isoform X1 — MSSERSLRDFIRQRLTAAGDDTFSAFQSKIVECEQQIDSQRRILDVALKPDVKLHRIDSLKHENEEEEVPSDQQLTNQDSSLDQSEPQPLQIKEEPEEPEEPEEPEEPEELCTSQDGPQLPTTTKISNTKRKYRRRKDQTIDTDLKPYLCKMCGTHLASKSGLKYHMRIHTGEKPYHCKTCDKRFSKRTNFLLHMRIHTGEKPYHCKTCGKRVTDPSAFKRHLSTHTDEKRHSCEICGKSFKHTNSLLCHVRYHTGDRPYPCDLCGNRFVSSSKLQRHVKTHNKPRVREKIYFRASLTGLMGDDTSEKAD; from the exons ATGTCTTCGGAGAGATCCTTGAGAGATTTCATCAGGCAACGGCTGACTGCCGCCGGCGATGATACGTTTTCCGCTTTCCAGAGCAAGATCGTTGAGTGTGAACAGCAGATCGATAGTCAGCGCAGGATTCTGGACGTCGCACTGAAACCAGATGTGAAGCTGCACAGAATAG ACTCCctgaaacatgaaaatgaagaggAAGAAGTTCCCTCTGACCAGCAGCTCACCAACCAGGATTCCAGTCTGGATCAGAGTGAGCCCCAACCCCTGCAGATTAAagaggaaccagaggaaccagaggaaccagaggaaccagaggaaccagaggagCTCTGCACCAGTCAGGATGGACCGCAGCTACCGACCACCACAAAGATAAGcaacacaaaaagaaaataccGAAGAAGGAAAGATCAAACAATCGACACAGATTTAAAGCCGTATTTATGCAAAATGTGCGGTACACATCTTGCAAGTAAGTCTGGTCTGAAGTACCACATGCGgatccacacgggcgagaagccataTCATTGTAAGACATGTGACAAACGCTTCAGTAAGCGTACCAACTTCCTTCTCCACATGAGGATCCACACAGGTGAGAAGCCATATCATTGTAAAACATGTGGCAAGAGAGTTACTGACCCATCAGCTTTCAAAAGACATTTGTCGACCCACACTGATGAGAAGCGTCATTCTTGTGAAATATGTGGTAAAAGTTTCAAACATACCAATTCCTTGCTGTGCCACGTGAGATATCACACAGGTGATCGCCCTTACCCATGTGACCTTTGTGGGAATCGTTTTGTCAGTTCATCTAAGCTACAACGGCATGTCAAAACTCACAACAAACCACGTGTACGGGAAAAGATTTATTTTCGCGCGTCGTTGACGGGTCTTATGGGAGATGATACAAGCGAGAAGGCAGACTGA
- the LOC133424324 gene encoding zinc finger protein ZFP2-like isoform X2 — protein sequence MSSERSLRDFIRQRLTAAGDDTFSAFQSKIVECEQQIDSQRRILDVALKPDVKLHRIDSLKHENEEEEVPSDQQLTNQDSSLDQSEPQPLQIKEEPEEPEEPEEPEEPEELCTSQDGPQLPTTTKISNTKRKYRRRKDQTIDTDLKPYLCKMCGTHLASKSGLKYHMRIHTGEKPYHCKTCDKRFSKRTNFLLHMRIHTAKRAPEDKRTPNFKTGI from the exons ATGTCTTCGGAGAGATCCTTGAGAGATTTCATCAGGCAACGGCTGACTGCCGCCGGCGATGATACGTTTTCCGCTTTCCAGAGCAAGATCGTTGAGTGTGAACAGCAGATCGATAGTCAGCGCAGGATTCTGGACGTCGCACTGAAACCAGATGTGAAGCTGCACAGAATAG ACTCCctgaaacatgaaaatgaagaggAAGAAGTTCCCTCTGACCAGCAGCTCACCAACCAGGATTCCAGTCTGGATCAGAGTGAGCCCCAACCCCTGCAGATTAAagaggaaccagaggaaccagaggaaccagaggaaccagaggaaccagaggagCTCTGCACCAGTCAGGATGGACCGCAGCTACCGACCACCACAAAGATAAGcaacacaaaaagaaaataccGAAGAAGGAAAGATCAAACAATCGACACAGATTTAAAGCCGTATTTATGCAAAATGTGCGGTACACATCTTGCAAGTAAGTCTGGTCTGAAGTACCACATGCGgatccacacgggcgagaagccataTCATTGTAAGACATGTGACAAACGCTTCAGTAAGCGTACCAACTTCCTTCTCCACATGAGGATCCACACAG CTAAACGAGCACCTGAGGATAAACGCACACCGAATTTCAAAACTGGGATTTAA